In the Clostridium sporogenes genome, one interval contains:
- a CDS encoding DUF1599 domain-containing protein: MMDKASKHKAICEELNKIYKVKNHDYGDSFGETYKKLGIISAVTRIIDKVNRLQSLCTKDALVDESIKDTLMDLANYSIMTLIELEEKE; encoded by the coding sequence ATCATGGATAAGGCAAGTAAACATAAGGCTATATGTGAGGAACTTAATAAAATTTATAAAGTTAAGAATCATGACTACGGGGACAGTTTTGGAGAAACTTATAAGAAATTAGGAATAATAAGTGCAGTAACTAGAATTATAGATAAAGTTAATAGGCTACAAAGTTTATGTACTAAAGATGCTCTAGTAGATGAATCTATAAAGGATACATTGATGGATTTAGCTAACTACAGTATTATGACTTTAATTGAATTGGAAGAGAAAGAATAA
- a CDS encoding aminopeptidase P family N-terminal domain-containing protein, with amino-acid sequence MKISERLTKLRALMSKKNIDMYIVPTADFHQSEYVGEHFKARKYITGFSGSAGTAVITKDHAGLWTDGRYFLQAENQLKGTTVELFKMGQPGVPTIEEYITNTLPDKGTLGFDGRVISMGDGQSYETILAHKNASINYDCDLIDDIWEDRPPLSEEPAFELDIKYTGESTASKLKRVREAMTDAGANVHVITSLDDIAWVLNIRGNDIEFFPLILSYLIITMDEVHLFINEDKLSDEIKSNLKENGVSFIHPYNEVYEAVKKIAASDIVLVDPDRMNYALYNNIPKDAKKIEKRNPSVLFKAMKNPIEIENIKKAQIKDGVAHTKFMYWLKHNIGKEVITEISASNKLDEFRAEQGGFIRPSFEPISSFGEHAAIVHYAPSPETDVELKEGSLFLTDTGAGFYEGSTDITRTYALGEVPQIMKDHFTLTVNSNMHLAHAKFLYGCNGMNLDILARAPFWNRNLNFNHGTGHGVGYLMNIHEAPTGFRWQYRPNETHPFEEGMVITDEPGIYIAGSHGVRIENELLVCKGEQNEYGQFMYFEPISYVPIDLDAINPELMTIEEKAWLDEYHESVYNKISPYLTEDEKNWLKEYTRKIS; translated from the coding sequence ATGAAAATATCTGAAAGACTTACAAAATTAAGAGCATTAATGTCAAAAAAGAATATTGATATGTATATCGTACCTACTGCTGATTTCCATCAAAGTGAATATGTAGGTGAACACTTTAAAGCCAGAAAATATATAACTGGTTTTTCTGGTTCTGCAGGAACTGCTGTTATTACAAAAGACCATGCAGGACTTTGGACAGATGGAAGGTATTTCTTGCAAGCTGAAAATCAATTAAAAGGAACTACTGTAGAATTATTTAAAATGGGACAACCAGGCGTTCCAACCATAGAAGAATATATAACAAATACACTTCCTGACAAAGGTACTCTTGGATTTGATGGTCGTGTTATTTCTATGGGAGATGGACAAAGTTATGAAACAATATTAGCCCATAAAAATGCAAGTATCAATTATGACTGTGATTTAATTGATGATATATGGGAAGATCGTCCACCACTTTCTGAAGAACCAGCTTTTGAACTTGATATAAAATACACTGGAGAATCTACAGCTTCTAAATTAAAACGTGTTAGAGAAGCAATGACAGATGCCGGTGCAAATGTACATGTTATTACATCTTTAGATGATATTGCATGGGTTCTTAATATACGTGGAAATGATATTGAGTTTTTCCCACTAATTTTAAGTTATCTTATCATTACAATGGATGAAGTTCATCTATTTATAAATGAAGATAAACTAAGTGATGAAATTAAATCAAATCTTAAGGAAAATGGTGTATCATTCATACATCCATATAATGAAGTATATGAAGCAGTGAAAAAAATTGCCGCTTCTGACATTGTTTTAGTTGACCCAGATAGAATGAATTATGCATTATATAATAATATTCCAAAAGATGCTAAAAAAATAGAAAAACGAAATCCATCTGTTTTATTTAAAGCTATGAAAAACCCAATTGAAATTGAAAACATTAAAAAGGCTCAAATAAAAGATGGAGTAGCTCATACTAAATTTATGTACTGGCTTAAACATAATATAGGCAAAGAAGTAATCACAGAAATAAGTGCTTCTAATAAACTAGATGAATTCCGTGCAGAACAAGGCGGATTTATTCGTCCAAGTTTTGAACCTATTTCTTCATTTGGCGAACATGCTGCCATAGTACACTATGCTCCATCTCCTGAAACAGATGTAGAACTAAAAGAAGGTTCTTTATTCTTAACAGATACTGGTGCTGGCTTCTATGAAGGTTCTACAGATATTACAAGAACTTATGCATTAGGAGAAGTACCACAAATAATGAAAGATCACTTCACTCTAACTGTTAATAGTAACATGCATCTTGCTCATGCAAAATTCCTTTATGGTTGTAATGGTATGAATTTAGATATACTTGCACGTGCTCCATTCTGGAATAGAAACTTAAACTTCAATCATGGTACAGGACACGGTGTTGGATACTTAATGAACATTCATGAAGCACCGACTGGATTCAGATGGCAATATCGTCCAAACGAAACTCATCCTTTTGAAGAAGGAATGGTTATTACTGATGAACCTGGTATCTATATTGCAGGCTCACACGGTGTTCGTATTGAAAATGAACTTCTTGTATGCAAAGGCGAACAAAATGAATATGGCCAATTCATGTACTTTGAACCAATTAGCTATGTTCCTATAGATTTAGATGCAATAAATCCTGAACTTATGACAATAGAAGAAAAAGCTTGGTTAGATGAATATCATGAATCTGTATATAATAAAATTTCACCATACCTTACTGAAGATGAAAAGAACTGGTTAAAGGAGTATACCAGAAAAATTTCATAA
- a CDS encoding DUF3862 domain-containing protein: protein MLEKTKEPFYKKFWFWIIVIVIICGVAGSNSSKSMNILDTKNSTKTEVKKDEVKKVDYEKFYNIKIGSNYEDIKSILGEYRESEESEIDGVKAVIYTWYNYDNTNMNVIAKDGKVIGKAQSGLSVENAEVNLIKYTKIQKGMDYSKVKDILGDGKLMYASEINGNIKSIYLWANPNGSNMNVTFENGKVTAKNRLGLN from the coding sequence ATGTTAGAAAAAACAAAAGAACCATTTTATAAAAAATTTTGGTTTTGGATTATTGTTATAGTAATTATATGTGGAGTAGCTGGCTCTAATAGTAGTAAAAGTATGAATATTTTAGATACTAAAAATTCTACTAAAACTGAAGTTAAAAAAGATGAAGTTAAAAAAGTAGACTATGAAAAGTTTTATAATATAAAAATAGGTTCAAACTATGAAGATATAAAGAGTATTTTAGGTGAATATAGAGAGTCAGAAGAATCTGAGATAGATGGTGTAAAGGCAGTTATATACACTTGGTATAATTATGACAATACTAATATGAATGTTATTGCTAAAGATGGTAAAGTTATAGGAAAAGCTCAATCAGGGCTTTCAGTAGAAAATGCAGAAGTAAATTTAATAAAATATACAAAAATTCAAAAAGGCATGGACTATAGTAAAGTTAAAGATATATTAGGTGATGGAAAGTTAATGTATGCTTCTGAAATTAATGGAAATATTAAATCAATATATTTATGGGCTAATCCTAATGGAAGTAATATGAATGTAACCTTTGAAAATGGAAAAGTAACTGCTAAAAATCGCCTTGGATTAAACTAA
- a CDS encoding MBL fold metallo-hydrolase, with amino-acid sequence MNKLTVLEVKFDFNGDKNVIFPVVLSDGKENILIDCGYPNFLTLIKTTAKNNGIDISKLTKIIITHHDFDHMGALAEFKREYPHIKILASIDDEKYISGKEKSLRLQQAEYIYNKLPEKEKKSAKEFQDFIGGIENVPVDICLKDKDYFPFCGGVEIIATPGHMPGHISIYIKEDKVLIAGDALVVEDDKLTIANPQYTLDIVSAKSSIKKLLNYEINKIVCYHGGVYTKDIKKSLESIILE; translated from the coding sequence ATGAATAAATTAACAGTTTTAGAAGTGAAATTTGATTTTAATGGAGATAAAAATGTTATTTTCCCTGTAGTATTAAGTGATGGAAAAGAAAATATTTTAATTGATTGTGGATACCCTAATTTTTTAACTTTAATAAAAACTACTGCAAAAAATAATGGGATTGATATTAGTAAATTAACAAAAATAATTATAACTCATCATGATTTTGATCATATGGGTGCTTTAGCTGAATTTAAAAGAGAGTACCCACATATTAAAATTCTTGCATCAATTGATGATGAAAAATATATTAGTGGAAAAGAAAAATCCTTAAGATTACAACAAGCAGAGTATATATATAATAAACTTCCTGAAAAAGAGAAGAAAAGTGCAAAAGAGTTTCAGGATTTTATTGGAGGAATAGAAAATGTTCCTGTTGATATATGTTTAAAGGATAAAGATTATTTTCCATTTTGTGGTGGTGTAGAAATAATTGCTACTCCAGGACATATGCCAGGGCATATTTCAATTTATATAAAGGAAGACAAAGTATTAATTGCTGGAGATGCATTAGTAGTAGAAGATGATAAATTAACTATAGCAAATCCACAGTACACTTTAGATATTGTTAGTGCTAAAAGTTCTATAAAAAAGTTATTAAATTATGAAATAAATAAAATTGTATGCTACCATGGTGGTGTATATACTAAAGATATCAAAAAATCATTAGAAAGTATTATTTTAGAGTAA
- a CDS encoding N-acetyltransferase has protein sequence MIKRLEKIEIEEVMDIWLKTNIKTHSFIPKEYWIKNYNIVKEEYFPISKTFICKEENIIKGFISIIDSSFIGALFVLEEYQGQGIGKKLLNHCKSLYSNLELEVYIKNISSVNFYKYCGFTIKEEKKHEDSGFMEYIMTWEKNDF, from the coding sequence ATGATTAAACGATTAGAAAAAATTGAAATTGAAGAAGTTATGGATATTTGGTTAAAAACTAATATTAAGACTCATAGTTTCATACCAAAGGAATATTGGATCAAAAATTATAATATTGTTAAAGAAGAATACTTTCCTATTTCTAAAACTTTTATTTGCAAAGAAGAGAATATAATTAAAGGTTTTATAAGTATTATAGATAGCTCATTTATCGGTGCATTATTTGTTCTGGAAGAGTATCAAGGTCAAGGAATAGGAAAGAAATTACTAAATCATTGTAAATCTTTATATTCAAATTTAGAATTAGAAGTTTATATCAAAAATATATCTTCAGTTAATTTTTATAAATACTGTGGTTTTACTATAAAAGAGGAAAAGAAACATGAGGATTCTGGTTTTATGGAATATATAATGACATGGGAAAAAAATGATTTTTAA
- a CDS encoding DUF1294 domain-containing protein, with amino-acid sequence MIKCFKYYFIVLNLLGFLSMYIDKEKSKANKWRIRESTLLLIALLGGSIGSYFGMKIFRHKTKHFKFKYGIPIILFIQLSIFIYMSRL; translated from the coding sequence ATGATTAAATGTTTTAAGTATTATTTTATAGTATTAAATTTGTTAGGATTTTTATCTATGTACATAGATAAAGAAAAATCTAAAGCAAATAAGTGGAGAATAAGGGAAAGTACTTTATTATTAATAGCTTTATTAGGTGGCAGTATAGGGTCTTATTTTGGAATGAAAATATTTAGACATAAAACTAAACATTTTAAATTTAAGTATGGTATTCCTATCATACTATTTATCCAACTATCAATATTTATATATATGAGTAGATTATAA